ATAATTTTGCTGCTTCATAACCACTTTTTGCTAAGCCTAATACTAAGACATTTTTTCCTTCTAAGCCTGTATAATTTAGCATTTTAGTGCACTCCAATCCATAAACCGATTAAACCTGTAATAAGTCCCACTGTCCAGAATACAGTTGTTACTTTACGTTCATCCCAACCTACTAATTCGAAGTGATGATGTAAAGGTGACATTTTGAAAATTCTTTTACCTGTTAATTTATAACTTGTAACTTGAATCATAACTGACAATGTTTCAGCAACAAAGACAAATCCAATAAAGATAAGTGAAAGTTCTTCATTTAACATAATTGAAATCGTAGCAAAGATTCCACCTAAAGCTAAACTACCAGTATCACCCATAAACACTTTAGCTGGGTTGAGGTTAAATGGTAAAAAGCCTAATAAAGCGAAAATCATTATTACGCAAAATATTCCAATTGAATTAGCACCATGAACAAAAGACATGATTGCGTACATTACAAAACCAATAATAGATAATCCAGTCGCTAACCCGTCTAATCCATCTGTTAAGTTTACGGCGTTTGAGAAACCAACTTGCCAGAAAATAATAAAAATAACATAAACAATTGATAATTGTAGATCAACGTTAGTGAATGGAATATGAATTCCTGTAGAGAAATTTGCTAATTGGAAAACTTGGCTCAATATGAAAAATATTACTGCAATAACAATTTGAGCTAAAAATTTCTGTTTACTTGTTAGACCTTCATTATCTTTTTTAACCACGATAATATAATCATCGATAAATCCAATCAATCCGAAACCAATAGTTACAAATAACAATAAAATAATTGGATTAGAATTATCCATGAATATAATAGCTAACACAGCAGTTACTATAATACTGATTAAAAATGTTAGGCCACCCATAGTTGGTGTACCTGTTTTTTTCATGTGGCTTCTTGGTCCTTCTTCTCTAATGCTTTGACCAAATTTCATTCTTTTTAATGTCGGTATGAGCAAAGGTACTAAAATTAAAGATATTAAAAATGCAATTATTGCGAGTAAATAAACCATATTGATCTCCTTTTTTATATTATGGGTTTTTACGTTTTGCTGAGTACAAATGCATATGTAAATTTAGTGAGACTTTGAGGTGGAATATTGTTGCTTGTTTATAATAACAACATATATTCCCCTCAAAATTGCCTCATCTAATTTATTAATTAAGAACTACTCGATTTTGAATCTCCACTTATTTTATCAGCTGAAAATTCAACTTCAATCTTATCATTCTTTTTAATTTTTTGTCCTTCTGAGGTTGATTGTTTTGAAACGAAGCCACTACCTTTAGTTGTGATTTTCACGTCAGTTAGTCTTTCAAATGCTAATACATCTTCTTTAGACCAACCTTTCATATTTGGCATCGTTAAATCTCCATCAGAAAGTAATAAAACTTTTCTGTTCGGTAAAATTTTCTTGTTGGCACTCACTGATTGTTTAGCAATCTTTTCACCAGAACCGATTACTTCAGGGTCTAATGATTTGGCGTTTAATGCATCTTCGGCATCTTGTACTGATTTACCTGACACGTCAGGCACCTTACTATATTTAACGTCTGAAGAATCTTTAGTATTTTTGTCATCAACGTTTAAATATTTCAGCGTATTTTTCATAATTGGAATAAATGCCTTACTAACACCCATTTCATAAGCTTCTTGGTCATTTTTTTGTGCTAAACTCATGCCAGCATATACAATGACTTTTGGATCTTTTTTCGGTGCATCACCGATGAAACTAACGAAATATGGATTGTCACCTTTTACATAGCCGCCACCTTTAGAATCTGCAACTTGGGCAGTACCCGTTTTACCTGCGATATCATAACCATGAATTCTATAGTTTTTCGCGTGACTATCATCACTGTTTACTACTTTATCTAATTCTACACGTACTTTTTTCGCTGTGTTTTCAGTAATTGGTTTGCCTGCATATTCCCTTTTACCTTTATAGAAAGTATGGTTACTTACTGGGTTCTTAACGCTATTTACAAACCATGGTTTAACCATATTACCTTTATTAAAGAATGCTGTTTGAGCTTGTAACATTTGCACAGGCGTTACAGTCGTAGATTGACCGAATGCAGACGTTTTTTGTTGCGCAGCATTATCCCAAGCAATACCACCACTTGCTTCACCATCAAACATACCATTAGTAGATTTACCAAAACCAAATTTTTCATACCATGAT
The Staphylococcus kloosii genome window above contains:
- the mraY gene encoding phospho-N-acetylmuramoyl-pentapeptide-transferase encodes the protein MVYLLAIIAFLISLILVPLLIPTLKRMKFGQSIREEGPRSHMKKTGTPTMGGLTFLISIIVTAVLAIIFMDNSNPIILLLFVTIGFGLIGFIDDYIIVVKKDNEGLTSKQKFLAQIVIAVIFFILSQVFQLANFSTGIHIPFTNVDLQLSIVYVIFIIFWQVGFSNAVNLTDGLDGLATGLSIIGFVMYAIMSFVHGANSIGIFCVIMIFALLGFLPFNLNPAKVFMGDTGSLALGGIFATISIMLNEELSLIFIGFVFVAETLSVMIQVTSYKLTGKRIFKMSPLHHHFELVGWDERKVTTVFWTVGLITGLIGLWIGVH